One window from the genome of Nicotiana sylvestris chromosome 9, ASM39365v2, whole genome shotgun sequence encodes:
- the LOC104240512 gene encoding probable polygalacturonase: MTQNIIMKRLAVLLLLLAFSHCILHTKAQFDGECKFNKPLKPRPHSVSVLDFGAVGDGKTINTVAFQNAIFYLKSFADKGGAQLYVPAGKWLTRSINLTSHLTLFLEKDAVILGSEDYAHWDVVEALPSYGRGIEAQYGRYRSLITGNNLTDVVITGNNGTIDGQGSIWWDMFNSHSLNYTRPHLVEFVSSKDVVISNLTLLNAPGWNIRPAYCSNVVIQNLTVHSPQDSPYTNGIVPDSSEHVCIENSNITIGYDAVVLKSGWDEYGISYGKPTSNVHIRGVRLQSSAGSAVAFGSEMSGGISNVLVEHISLHDSLFGIDLKTARGRGGYIKDILIMNVVMENVQVGIKATGYYDSHPDEKYDPSSLPVVSGITFKDIVGTNISIAGNFTGLSESPFTSICLSNISFSISSDPSTPWLCSDVSGSSENVFPEPCPELQSSFSSSSSACFALPNPYTEVAVL; encoded by the exons ATGACACAGAATATTATCATGAAGAGGCTA GCAGTTCTACTTTTGCTATTGGCATTCAGTCACTGTATATTACATACCAAAGCTCAGTTTGATGGAGAATGCAAGTTCAATAAGCCTTTGAAACCCAGACCTCACAGTGTCTCAGTATTGGACTTTGGGGCTGTGGGGGATGGGAAAACTATAAATACCGTAGCCTTTCAAAATGCTATTTTCTATCTCAAGTCCTTCGCCGACAAGGGCGGCGCGCAGCTCTATGTTCCCGCTGGCAAGTGGCTGACTAGAAGCATCAATCTTACTAGCCACCTTACACTGTTCCTGGAAAAGGATGCCGTTATTCTAGGATCTGAG GATTATGCTCATTGGGATGTAGTTGAAGCCTTACCATCTTATGGCCGAGGTATTGAGGCACAATATGGAAGATACCGCAGCTTGATTACTGGAAATAATTTAACTGATGTTGTAATAACAG GTAACAACGGGACTATTGATGGCCAGGGCTCTATATGGTGGGATATGTTCAATTCCCATTCCTTAAATTATACCCGACCACATCTAGTAGAGTTTGTTAGCTCAAAAGatgttgttatttcaaacttgacCCTTTTGAATGCTCCTGGTTGGAACATCCGCCCAGCATATTGCAG TAACGTGGTCATTCAGAACTTAACGGTTCATTCTCCACAAGACTCCCCATACACTAATGGGATCGTCCCAG ATTCTTCTGAGCATGTCTGCATTGAAAACAGCAACATCACCATTGGTTATGATGCTGTCGTTCTCAAAAGCGGTTGGGATGAGTATGGTATTTCATATGGGAAACCTACGTCAAATGTCCACATTCGAGGGGTGAGATTACAGTCCTCTGCAGGTTCTGCTGTGGCTTTTGGTAGTGAGATGTCTGGTGGTATCTCCAATGTGCTTGTTGAGCACATTTCCCTACACGACTCCCTTTTCGGGATTGACCTGAAGACAGCAAGAGGAAGGGGTGGTTACATCAAAGATATTCTCATTATGAACGTGGTTATGGAAAATGTGCAAGTGGGAATCAAGGCCACTGGTTACTATGATTCACATccagatgagaaatatgatcccTCTTCATTACCTGTAGTTAGTGGGATCACCTTTAAGGACATTGTTGGTACGAATATTTCGATAGCAGGCAATTTCACCGGGTTATCTGAATCTCCCTTCACCTCAATATGTCTATCAAATATCTCTTTCTCCATTTCTTCCGACCCTTCTACACCATGGTTATGCTCTGATGTATCGGGATCTTCTGAAAATGTGTTTCCTGAACCATGTCCTGAGCTTCAGAGCTCGTTTTCCAGTTCTAGTTCTGCTTGCTTTGCTCTTCCAAACCCATACACTGAAGTTGCAGTATTATAA